A single genomic interval of Megalobrama amblycephala isolate DHTTF-2021 linkage group LG17, ASM1881202v1, whole genome shotgun sequence harbors:
- the LOC125250204 gene encoding interferon-induced very large GTPase 1-like produces MDNTTTKDERERHRAKTAKGNNLGKKGKELEKEVEELFHRLQLEVKSNKLRASDVLQITANSLQSQGSCTEKDLVQMFLQKLLMMNYKARSITVTETTIHHKEKQHKAQQLYADNVDVFSDIFENAPLSNERQSNTDPIHPMDVQMAVFHCADRVLKQMMVTKLSQCRYALPLLVLDPFTQKIEFPLWTFREINQSWKIINNNNETISQIQPIWKAETPMVFFFRFGSVSSSKSQLMNSLINDKHNTFFHRHCPGSSRTRVLMDGVVEIAWFCPSGSYDDKFTESVAFCNLHGDAGNHEKQLQIMTEMASVNVVVLPQLKRNDNSMTIIQNLYKDPKPLICLLPENDSSLTETSLKGKYKIGLKDRGQADVSKDLREAITDCLSFSSSKSATFRLEDVAEHSDIRVDEEDDDDCRKGKKAAQEMMRLLEKKDLTEIKESFLPCQGKLWHQWCQKNKELNQPKGDHPEMEISEKKAEMMEVREQQHKSDTSRFIHLFMEQMISQAANKPMFFLKWLRILLDEHTSADLSHLHHKYGENWSVLNMLKLKENPDESEKLKAELLELSKKLQDATFGLEHILREIGQIYESCSSLKKNKKDLPFHFSSLPSLAAQMMISGFPLELMDGDAAHVPLIWISAVLDELIQKLGDQRVFVLSVLGIQSSGKSTMLNGMFGLQFAVSAGRTTRGAFMQLVKLSDEMKTQMNTDYILVVDTEGLRSPEVAGKSIRHHDNELATFVIGLGNLTLINIYGENPTEMQDILQIVVQAFLRMKEVRLNPSCVFVHQNVSDVTAGEKNMEGRRQLQETLDKMTKLAAEDEVCNAECFSDVITFDVQKDVKYFAQLWEGSPPMAPPNPSYCENVQDLKKTILSHVSNSNGMKLTDFKNHIKNLWDALLNERFVFSFKNVLEIAAYRKLETEYSKWTWRLRKTMLETENKLQNQIGSGAINVVEETDLQEELNVKSAEVKKSMSEFFARDTNANILIQWKTNFELKISHIQENIVRETKRKLNDVLQQRHIKKKIDSQRTQNENDLLEKAKNLALTLKDKDDKILQQEFNSFWENCVNEIKKDTPQDTDIDILKDTKEVLSDGNERFLDRWSEIKNCNILNMSNYSEYIQIQKPKKFRISVYSLSNEDHTQIKNLIIDIAEQAKKIMSKNIAQMGYNKGHIQELSDFIKAKVTEHEERHKEKYMFKKHFFSDLVLAILITVEKTFKEQHDIFKEANDPVLYFARKREEYYSIFQKYCQGATSAAILGQIICNKLKEPIQQSVYKKTARDLADEIKTNCESLNGNRSNLEKHILKTLAEKEDFEAYKTYIHNPKEHFKSFIRGEVSQYITDNLTKSVLPKMRDDLKLKEKRIIEAVKRATEEVDKNQRDAADLWLKSFTLNLSDLLIFSENDLSGVSRDDVDVKLLEEVIIKELPPLISDINEIFSTESFLLKLEYKDRPGEILIEHLCHCCWAQCPFCKAICTNTAEDHLPQLHSVPFHRIDGLNGWSYKRTQDLCAGFCTTLVKSTKIFCTSHKSVKSIPYKYYTTAGGVYAEWSITPDLSELSYWKWFVCTFQKELENYYNKKFQGHGEIPDEWRKHSKQDAIESLDKYI; encoded by the exons ATGGACAACACAACCACAAAagatgaaagagagagacacagg GCCAAAACAGCCAAAGGAAACAACCttggaaaaaaaggaaaagaactGGAAAAAGAAGTGGAGGAACTTTTTCATAGACTTCAACTTGAAGTCAAGAGCAACAAACTGAGAGCTTCAGATGTTCTTCAGATTACTGCAAATTCATTACAGTCACAAGGGTCTTGTACTGAGAAGGATCTGGTTCAGATGTTTTTACAAAAACTACTGATGATGAACTACAAAGCAAGAAGTATCACTGTTACAGAGACTACCATACATCACAAGGAAAAACAACATAAGGCCCAACAATTATATGCAGACAATGTTGATGTGTttagtgacatttttgaaaatgcaCCTTTGTCTAATGAAAGACAGAGCAACACTGACCCTATTCACCCGATGGATGTTCAGATGGCCGTGTTTCATTGTGCTGATCGTGTCCTGAAGCAGATGATGGTCACTAAACTGTCCCAGTGCCGGTACGCTCTGCCTCTGCTTGTTCTTGATCCATTCACACAGAAGATTGAGTTTCCTCTCTGGACATTTAGAGAAATTAACCAGAGCTGGAAgataataaacaacaacaatgaaACCATTAGTCAAATCCAGCCGATCTGGAAGGCAGAAACTCCAATGGTGTTTTTCTTCAGGTTTGGCTCTGTGTCTTCATCCAAGTCTCAGCTGATGAACAGTCTGATCAATGACAAACACAACACGTTCTTCCACAGACACTGCCCCGGCAGCAGCAGAACCAGAGTCCTGATGGATGGAGTGGTGGAGATCGCCTGGTTCTGCCCCTCTGGATCATATGATGATAAATTCACTGAAAGTGTTGCATTCTGTAATCTACACGGTGATGCAGGAAACCATGAGAAACAGCTGCAGATAATGACTGAAATGGCCTCAGTCAATGTTGTTGTTCTTCCACAGCTCAAAAGGAATGACAACAGCATGACAATAATCCAAAACCTGTACAAGGACCCAAAGCCACTGATTTGCCTTCTTCCTGAGAATGATTCATCTCTCACGGAGACCTCTCTGAAAGGAAAATATAAAATTGGTTTGAAAGACAGAGGTCAGGCAGATGTTTCTAAAGATCTCAGAGAAGCTATTACAGATTGTCTCTCATTCTCATCTTCAAAATCAGCCACTTTCAGACTTGAAGATGTGGCCGAACACTCAGACATCAGAGTagatgaggaagatgatgatgacTGCAGGAAAGGAAAGAAGGCAGCACAAGAAATGATGAGACTACTGGAGAAGAAAGATCTGACAGAAATCAAAGAATCATTTTTACCCTGTCAGGGAAAACTGTGGCATCAGTGGTGTCAGAAAAATAAAGAACTAAATCAACCTAAAGGGGATCACCCGGAAATGGAAATTAGTGAAAAAAAAGCTGAGATGATGGAAGTCCGTGAACAACAGCATAAATCTGACACCAGTAggtttatacatttattcatggAACAAATGATCTCACAAGCTGCAAATAAGCCAATGTTTTTTCTTAAATGGCTCAGAATCCTCCTGGATGAACATACCTCAGCTGACCTTTCTCATCTACATCACAAGTATGGTGAAAACTGGTCAGTTTTAAACATGttaaaactgaaagaaaatcCTGATGAATCTGAAAAACTCAAGGCTGAACTTCTGGAACTATCTAAGAAACTTCAAGATGCAACCTTTGGTTTGGAGCACATCCTCAGAGAAATTGGCCAGATTTATGAATCATGTTCATCTTTGAAGAAGAACAAGAAAGACCTGCCGTTTCACTTCTCTTCTCTCCCAAGTCTTGCAGCGCAGATGATGATCTCTGGATTTCCTCTGGAGCTGATGGATGGAGATGCTGCTCATGTCCCTCTGATCTGGATCTCTGCTGTTCTTGATGAACTCATCCAGAAACTGGGAGACCAGAGAGTCTTTGTGCTGTCAGTTTTAGGGATTCAGAGCTCTGGGAAATCCACCATGCTGAATGGCATGTTTGGACTGCAGTTTGCCGTCAGTGCTGGCAGGACAACCAGAGGAGCTTTCATGCAGCTGGTCAAACTATCAGACGAgatgaaaacacagatgaacACTGACTATATTCTGGTTGTTGATACTGAAGGACTTCGTTCTCCAGAAGTGGCTGGAAAATCAATAAGACATCATGACAATGAATTGGCCACGTTTGTTATTGGCCTTGGAAATCTGACATTGATCAACATCTATGGAGAAAACCCTACAGAGATGCAGGACATTCTTCAGATTGTTGTTCAGGCCTTCCTGAGGATGAAGGAGGTCAGACTGAATCCcagctgtgtgtttgtgcatcagAACGTTTCAGACGTCACAGCTGGAGAGAAAAACATGGAGGGAAGGAGACAACTACAGGAGACACTGGATAAGATGACAAAACTCGCTGCTGAAGATGAAGTCTGTAATGCAGAATGTTTCAGTGATGTCATTACATTTGATGTTCAGAAGGATGTGAAGTATTTTGCTCAGCTCTGGGAGGGAAGCCCACCAATGGCTCCACCAAACCCTTCATACTGTGAAAATGTTCAAGACCTTAAGAAAACTATTCTTTCTCATGTTTCAAACTCAAATGGCATGAAGCTGACAGACTtcaaaaatcatattaaaaatcTCTGGGATGCTTTACTGAATGAACGCTTTGTGTTCAGCTTCAAAAATGTTCTGGAGATCGCAGCATATAGAAAACTGGAGACAGAATACAGTAAGTGGACCTGGAGACTTCGGAAGACCATGCTGGAAACTGAAAACAAATTACAGAACCAAATAGGTAGTGGAGCAATCAATGTGGTTGAAGAAACAGATCTTCAAGAGGAACTGAATGTAAAGAGTGCAGAAGTGAAGAAATCTATGTCAGAATTCTTTGCGAGAGACACCAATGCCAATATACTGATCCAGTGGAAAAcaaattttgaattaaaaatcTCACACATACAGGAAAACATTGTTAGAGAAACGAAGAGGAAATTGAATGATGTGCTTCAGCAGCGACACATAAAGAAAAAGATTGATTCTCAGAGGactcaaaatgaaaatgatctacTTGAGAAGGCCAAAAATCTTGCCTTAACTCTCAAAGACAAAGATGATAAGATCCTGCAACAAGagtttaattcattttgggaaAATTGTGTAAATGAGATTAAGAAAGACACACCGCAAGACACAGACATTGACATTTTAAAAGATACAAAGGAGGTCCTCAGTGACGGCAATGAACGTTTCTTAGACCGCTGGAGTGAAATCAAAAAttgcaatattttaaatatgtcaaactATTCAGAGTATATACAGATTCAAAAACCTAAGAAATTTAGAATTAGTGTCTATTCTCTGTCTAATGAGGATCACACCCAAATCAAAAACTTAATTATAGACATTGCAGAGCAAGCcaaaaaaattatgtcaaaaaacATTGCACAGATGGGCTACAATAAAGGGCACATTCAAGAACTCAGTGATTTCATCAAAGCAAAAGTAACAGAACATGAAGAAAGACATAAAGAGAAATATATGTTCAAGAAACACTTCTTCAGTGATTTGGTTCTTGCCATACTCATCACAGTAGAAAAGACATTCAAGGAACAACACGACATCTTCAAAGAAGCCAATGATCCTGTTCTCTATTTTgcaagaaaaagagaagaatattacagtattttccAGAAATACTGCCAGGGGGCAACATCAGCTGCAATCTTAGGTCAGATCATCTGTAACAAACTTAAAGAGCCCATTCAGCAGAGTGTCTACAAGAAAACTGCCAGAGATTTGGCAGATGAAATTAAGACAAACTGTGAATCACTGAATGGAAACAGATCTAATCTGGAGAAACACATCCTGAAGACACTGGCAGAAAAGGAGGATTTTGAGGCATACAAAACTTACATTCATAATCCCAAAGAACACTTCAAGAGTTTCATCAGAGGTGAAGTCAGTCAGTACATCACTGATAACTTAACCAAAAGTGTTCTGCCCAAGATGAGAGATGATTTAAAACTGAAGGAGAAGCGGATCATAGAAGCAGTGAAGAGAGCAACTGAAGAGGTTGATAAAAACCAAAGAGATGCTGCTGATCTGTGGTTGAAGAGTTTCACACTGAATTTATCAGATCTGCTGATATTCTCTGAGAATGACCTCAGTGGAGTTAGTCGTGATGATGTTGATGTAAAACTCCTAGAAGAAGTAATAATAAAAGAACTTCCTCCCTTAATATCTGACATAAACGAGATATTCAGTACAGAATCTTTTCTGTTGAAGCTGGAATATAAAGACAGACCTGGTGAGATTCTGATTGAACACCTCTGTCACTGCTGTTGGGCTCAGTGTCCGTTCTGTAAAGCCATCTGCACAAACACCGCAGAAGACCACCTTCCACAACTTCACAGTGTTCCTTTCCATCGAATTGATGGACTGAACGGGTGGAGTTATAAAAGAACACAAGATCTTTGTGCAGGTTTTTGCACAACTCTAGTAAAAAGTACTAAGATATTTTGCACATCTCATAAATCTGTAAAATCCATTCcatataaatattacacaacGGCAGGAGGAGTTTATGCTGAATGGAGCATCACCCCTGATCTCTCTGAGCTCTCATACTGGAAGTGGTTTGTCTGCACATTTCAGAAAGAGCTGGAAAATTACTACAATAAAAAATTTCAGGGTCATGGTGAGATTCCAGATGAATGgagaaaacattcaaaacagGATGCTATTGAGAGTTTGGACAAATACATCTGA